One genomic region from Balaenoptera musculus isolate JJ_BM4_2016_0621 chromosome X, mBalMus1.pri.v3, whole genome shotgun sequence encodes:
- the SCML1 gene encoding sex comb on midleg-like protein 1 isoform X1 encodes MSSCSSEVDVIRTRIPAYDDDNIVLYAYEPNTAYVNDVICDAIQNLDKKFDVIHGKVTKIHRFCVKSLWQNRKPLGYPYKNYNYLLSKRIKYQKMRKREPCSPFSYPVSYSPTSPVRRPENDSQSNPMGTPVQSKECAEQEQEQEQEQEQEQEQEPGLSQSQLPSVFSAHSYQHYYLPEDPMQGSSSMPCCHSPAAHSTCGLYLATQATAAEPATMLTQGERSPAHNRDTIVYPALLENNRLCHAGSPVYLPTGFAPSSPVGSDPSVLRQSLLDDPSTWSVDEVILFLKHIDPQTSGTLTNLFRQHEIDGKALLLLKSDMMMKYMGLKLGTAVKLCHYIERLKKTDT; translated from the exons ATGTCCAGCTGCTCCAGTGAAGTCGATGTG ATAAGGACACGAATCCCTGCTTATGATGATGATAACATTGTTCTTTATGCATATGAACCAAATACTGCATATGTCAATGAT GTCATCTGTGATGCTATTCAAAACCTGGATAAGAAGTTTGATGTTATTCATGGAAAGGTTACAAAAATCCACCGTTTTTGTGTGAAGTCATTGTGGCAAAATCGT AAGCCACTTGGATatccatataaaaattataattacctGCTTTCTAAAAGGATCAAATACCAGAAAATGAGGAAGAGGGAGCCTTGCTCTCCATTCTCTTACCCTGTAAGTTACAGCCCCACTTCGCCAGTACGAAGACCAGAAAATGATTCCCAGAGCAACCCTATGGGAACACCTGTCCAGTCCAAGGAGTGTGCGGAGcaggagcaggagcaggagcaggagcaggagcaggagcaggagcaggagcCAGGCCTCAGCCAGAGCCAGCTCCCCTCCGTCTTCTCCGCGCATTCCTACCAGCACTACTACCTGCCCGAGGACCCCATGCAGGGCTCCTCCTCCATGCCTTGCTGCCACAGTCCAGCGGCCCACAGCACCTGCGGTCTTTACTTAGCCACCCAGGCCACTGCAGCCGAACCTGCAACCATGCTGACCCAGGGTGAACGCAGTCCAGCACATAACCGTGACACGATTGTCTACCCAGCTTTACTGGAAAACAATAGACTCTGCCATGCTGGCTCACCTGTCTACCTCCCGACCGGCTTCG CTCCAAGTTCACCAGTTGGAAGTGACCCGAGTGTCCTCAGACAGAGCTTACTTGATGACCCTTCAACCTGGTCTGTGGATGAAGTGATCCTGTTTCTGAAACACATAGATCCTCAGACATCAGGCACCCTCACCAACCTCTTCAGGCAACAT GAAATTGACGGGAAAGCTCTGCTGCTGCTCAAGAGTGACATGATGATGAAGTACATGGGGCTTAAGCTGGGGACAGCCGTGAAGCTGTGCCACTACATTGAAAGGCTTAAGAAGACAGATACTTAG
- the SCML1 gene encoding sex comb on midleg-like protein 1 isoform X3, which yields MSSCSSEVDVVICDAIQNLDKKFDVIHGKVTKIHRFCVKSLWQNRKPLGYPYKNYNYLLSKRIKYQKMRKREPCSPFSYPVSYSPTSPVRRPENDSQSNPMGTPVQSKECAEQEQEQEQEQEQEQEQEPGLSQSQLPSVFSAHSYQHYYLPEDPMQGSSSMPCCHSPAAHSTCGLYLATQATAAEPATMLTQGERSPAHNRDTIVYPALLENNRLCHAGSPVYLPTGFAPSSPVGSDPSVLRQSLLDDPSTWSVDEVILFLKHIDPQTSGTLTNLFRQHEIDGKALLLLKSDMMMKYMGLKLGTAVKLCHYIERLKKTDT from the exons ATGTCCAGCTGCTCCAGTGAAGTCGATGTG GTCATCTGTGATGCTATTCAAAACCTGGATAAGAAGTTTGATGTTATTCATGGAAAGGTTACAAAAATCCACCGTTTTTGTGTGAAGTCATTGTGGCAAAATCGT AAGCCACTTGGATatccatataaaaattataattacctGCTTTCTAAAAGGATCAAATACCAGAAAATGAGGAAGAGGGAGCCTTGCTCTCCATTCTCTTACCCTGTAAGTTACAGCCCCACTTCGCCAGTACGAAGACCAGAAAATGATTCCCAGAGCAACCCTATGGGAACACCTGTCCAGTCCAAGGAGTGTGCGGAGcaggagcaggagcaggagcaggagcaggagcaggagcaggagcaggagcCAGGCCTCAGCCAGAGCCAGCTCCCCTCCGTCTTCTCCGCGCATTCCTACCAGCACTACTACCTGCCCGAGGACCCCATGCAGGGCTCCTCCTCCATGCCTTGCTGCCACAGTCCAGCGGCCCACAGCACCTGCGGTCTTTACTTAGCCACCCAGGCCACTGCAGCCGAACCTGCAACCATGCTGACCCAGGGTGAACGCAGTCCAGCACATAACCGTGACACGATTGTCTACCCAGCTTTACTGGAAAACAATAGACTCTGCCATGCTGGCTCACCTGTCTACCTCCCGACCGGCTTCG CTCCAAGTTCACCAGTTGGAAGTGACCCGAGTGTCCTCAGACAGAGCTTACTTGATGACCCTTCAACCTGGTCTGTGGATGAAGTGATCCTGTTTCTGAAACACATAGATCCTCAGACATCAGGCACCCTCACCAACCTCTTCAGGCAACAT GAAATTGACGGGAAAGCTCTGCTGCTGCTCAAGAGTGACATGATGATGAAGTACATGGGGCTTAAGCTGGGGACAGCCGTGAAGCTGTGCCACTACATTGAAAGGCTTAAGAAGACAGATACTTAG
- the SCML1 gene encoding sex comb on midleg-like protein 1 isoform X2: protein MSSCSSEVDVQASVKSNTSYNEEQQKTVLDVLTYCQVICDAIQNLDKKFDVIHGKVTKIHRFCVKSLWQNRKPLGYPYKNYNYLLSKRIKYQKMRKREPCSPFSYPVSYSPTSPVRRPENDSQSNPMGTPVQSKECAEQEQEQEQEQEQEQEQEPGLSQSQLPSVFSAHSYQHYYLPEDPMQGSSSMPCCHSPAAHSTCGLYLATQATAAEPATMLTQGERSPAHNRDTIVYPALLENNRLCHAGSPVYLPTGFAPSSPVGSDPSVLRQSLLDDPSTWSVDEVILFLKHIDPQTSGTLTNLFRQHEIDGKALLLLKSDMMMKYMGLKLGTAVKLCHYIERLKKTDT, encoded by the exons ATGTCCAGCTGCTCCAGTGAAGTCGATGTG cagGCAAGTGTTAAATCTAACACATCCTACAACGAAGAGCAACAAAAAACAGTTCTGGATGTCCTTACTTACTGCCAG GTCATCTGTGATGCTATTCAAAACCTGGATAAGAAGTTTGATGTTATTCATGGAAAGGTTACAAAAATCCACCGTTTTTGTGTGAAGTCATTGTGGCAAAATCGT AAGCCACTTGGATatccatataaaaattataattacctGCTTTCTAAAAGGATCAAATACCAGAAAATGAGGAAGAGGGAGCCTTGCTCTCCATTCTCTTACCCTGTAAGTTACAGCCCCACTTCGCCAGTACGAAGACCAGAAAATGATTCCCAGAGCAACCCTATGGGAACACCTGTCCAGTCCAAGGAGTGTGCGGAGcaggagcaggagcaggagcaggagcaggagcaggagcaggagcaggagcCAGGCCTCAGCCAGAGCCAGCTCCCCTCCGTCTTCTCCGCGCATTCCTACCAGCACTACTACCTGCCCGAGGACCCCATGCAGGGCTCCTCCTCCATGCCTTGCTGCCACAGTCCAGCGGCCCACAGCACCTGCGGTCTTTACTTAGCCACCCAGGCCACTGCAGCCGAACCTGCAACCATGCTGACCCAGGGTGAACGCAGTCCAGCACATAACCGTGACACGATTGTCTACCCAGCTTTACTGGAAAACAATAGACTCTGCCATGCTGGCTCACCTGTCTACCTCCCGACCGGCTTCG CTCCAAGTTCACCAGTTGGAAGTGACCCGAGTGTCCTCAGACAGAGCTTACTTGATGACCCTTCAACCTGGTCTGTGGATGAAGTGATCCTGTTTCTGAAACACATAGATCCTCAGACATCAGGCACCCTCACCAACCTCTTCAGGCAACAT GAAATTGACGGGAAAGCTCTGCTGCTGCTCAAGAGTGACATGATGATGAAGTACATGGGGCTTAAGCTGGGGACAGCCGTGAAGCTGTGCCACTACATTGAAAGGCTTAAGAAGACAGATACTTAG